A genomic segment from Lagenorhynchus albirostris chromosome X, mLagAlb1.1, whole genome shotgun sequence encodes:
- the LOC132513381 gene encoding ectodysplasin-A isoform X1, with protein sequence MNPKVFKLHPRSGELEVLVDGTYFIYSQVEVYYINFTDFASYEVVVDEKPFLQCTRSIETGKTNYNTCYTAGVCLLKARQKIAVKMVHADISINMSKHTTFFGAIRLGEAPAS encoded by the exons ATGAACCCCAAGGTGTTTAAGCTACACCCCCGCAGTGGGGAGTTGGAGGTACTGGTGGACGGCACCTACTTCATCTATAGTCAGGTAGAA GTATACTACATCAACTTCACTGACTTTGCCAGCTATGAGGTGGTGGTGGACGAGAAGCCCTTCCTGCAGTGCACCCGCAGCATCGAGACAGGCAAAACCAACTACAACACGTGTTACACGGCGGGCGTCTGCCTTCTCAAAGCGCGGCAGAAGATCGCCGTGAAGATGGTGCACGCCGACATCTCCATCAACATGAGCAAGCACACCACCTTCTTCGGGGCCATCAGGCTGGGCGAGGCCCCTGCATCCTAG
- the LOC132513381 gene encoding ectodysplasin-A isoform X2, with amino-acid sequence MNPKVFKLHPRSGELEVLVDGTYFIYSQVYYINFTDFASYEVVVDEKPFLQCTRSIETGKTNYNTCYTAGVCLLKARQKIAVKMVHADISINMSKHTTFFGAIRLGEAPAS; translated from the exons ATGAACCCCAAGGTGTTTAAGCTACACCCCCGCAGTGGGGAGTTGGAGGTACTGGTGGACGGCACCTACTTCATCTATAGTCAG GTATACTACATCAACTTCACTGACTTTGCCAGCTATGAGGTGGTGGTGGACGAGAAGCCCTTCCTGCAGTGCACCCGCAGCATCGAGACAGGCAAAACCAACTACAACACGTGTTACACGGCGGGCGTCTGCCTTCTCAAAGCGCGGCAGAAGATCGCCGTGAAGATGGTGCACGCCGACATCTCCATCAACATGAGCAAGCACACCACCTTCTTCGGGGCCATCAGGCTGGGCGAGGCCCCTGCATCCTAG